One genomic window of Paenibacillus xylanilyticus includes the following:
- the parE gene encoding DNA topoisomerase IV subunit B, translating to MVEQIDMSAGSTGGGQGSSGYDADDIQVLEGLVAVRKRPGMYIGSTSTSGLHHLVWEIVDNAVDEHLAKFCSKIDITLHKDGSITVQDNGRGIPTGIHKTGIPTPQVVFTILHAGGKFGGSGYKKSGGLHGVGASVTNALSEWLEVEIFRDGKIHRQRFEYWQDKKGVEHVGEPVTGLEVLGNTNRTGTKVTFKPDIRVFQNGIQLNYDTLAERLQEIAFLNSGLKIVLKDERSGNQDEYMYEGGASQFVAYLNENKDVLHDVIHFYAEKDDIEVEVAIQYNAGYTETLASFVNSIPTRGGGTHETGFKTAYTRVMNDYARRTNMIKEKDKNLEGNDLREGMMAVISVKMSEVEFVGQTKDQLGSASARSAVDSVVSENMQRFLEENPQVAQTLIRKAVQASKAREAARKARDEMRTGKKRSESSNLNGKLTPAQSKDFTRNELFIVEGDSAGGSAKQGRDSKIQAILPLKGKPLNPEKSKLADILKNEEYRAITAAIGAGIGTEFAVEDSNYSKIIIMTDADTDGAHIQVLLLTFFYRYMKPLIDQGKVFIAQPPLYKLTRKSGKMASVRYAWTDDELANYMKEFGNNVELQRYKGLGEMNPDQLWETTMNPETRTLLKVEIVDAAKAERRVSTLMGDKVDPRKRWIVENVDFTEYEE from the coding sequence ATGGTCGAGCAAATCGATATGTCGGCAGGTTCGACAGGCGGAGGACAGGGGTCTTCAGGCTACGACGCGGACGACATTCAAGTACTTGAAGGACTGGTAGCGGTTCGGAAACGGCCCGGGATGTACATCGGCAGCACCAGCACTTCAGGTCTGCATCATTTGGTATGGGAAATTGTGGACAACGCTGTCGACGAGCATCTCGCCAAATTCTGCTCCAAAATCGATATCACGCTGCATAAGGACGGTTCTATTACGGTTCAGGATAACGGAAGGGGAATTCCGACAGGTATACATAAAACAGGGATTCCTACTCCCCAGGTCGTGTTTACGATTTTGCACGCAGGCGGAAAGTTCGGTGGATCAGGATATAAGAAATCAGGCGGACTGCACGGCGTAGGTGCTTCGGTAACGAACGCTTTGTCGGAGTGGCTTGAAGTCGAAATCTTCCGTGATGGCAAGATTCATCGTCAACGTTTTGAATATTGGCAGGACAAAAAGGGTGTCGAACATGTCGGAGAGCCGGTAACGGGACTCGAAGTACTCGGGAATACCAACCGGACAGGGACGAAAGTAACGTTTAAACCCGATATACGTGTCTTCCAAAATGGCATTCAATTGAATTATGATACACTGGCAGAACGGCTTCAGGAAATTGCTTTTCTGAACTCGGGCCTGAAAATTGTTCTGAAAGACGAACGTTCAGGCAATCAGGATGAGTACATGTATGAAGGCGGAGCAAGCCAGTTTGTTGCGTATTTGAACGAAAATAAAGATGTGCTGCATGATGTTATTCACTTCTATGCGGAGAAGGATGACATCGAGGTTGAAGTGGCGATCCAGTACAACGCAGGGTACACCGAAACGCTGGCTTCGTTTGTTAACTCGATCCCGACCAGGGGCGGCGGTACACATGAGACCGGATTCAAGACGGCGTATACCCGTGTGATGAACGATTATGCAAGACGCACCAACATGATTAAGGAAAAAGATAAAAACCTTGAGGGTAATGATCTTCGCGAAGGCATGATGGCTGTCATCAGCGTAAAAATGTCCGAAGTCGAATTCGTTGGACAAACGAAAGATCAACTCGGCAGCGCTTCCGCTCGAAGTGCGGTCGATTCGGTCGTTTCGGAGAACATGCAGCGGTTCTTGGAAGAAAACCCGCAGGTGGCTCAGACTTTGATTCGCAAAGCGGTTCAGGCCTCCAAGGCAAGAGAAGCTGCACGCAAGGCCCGTGACGAGATGCGTACAGGCAAAAAGCGCAGTGAAAGTTCCAACCTGAATGGTAAGCTGACTCCGGCACAATCCAAGGATTTTACCCGGAACGAGCTGTTTATTGTTGAAGGGGATTCCGCAGGAGGCTCGGCCAAACAGGGACGCGATTCGAAGATTCAAGCGATACTGCCTCTGAAGGGGAAACCGCTCAATCCGGAAAAATCAAAGCTGGCTGATATCCTCAAAAACGAGGAATATCGTGCAATTACGGCTGCGATCGGAGCGGGTATTGGGACTGAATTTGCCGTTGAAGACAGCAATTATTCCAAAATCATAATCATGACCGATGCGGACACTGACGGTGCACATATCCAGGTGCTGCTGCTGACTTTCTTTTACCGTTATATGAAACCTCTGATTGATCAAGGTAAAGTATTTATTGCACAGCCGCCATTGTATAAGCTCACCCGCAAGTCCGGCAAAATGGCAAGTGTTCGCTACGCTTGGACAGATGATGAGCTGGCGAATTACATGAAGGAGTTTGGAAACAACGTCGAACTTCAACGGTATAAAGGTCTGGGTGAGATGAATCCGGATCAGCTGTGGGAAACGACGATGAATCCGGAGACACGGACGCTGCTCAAGGTGGAGATTGTAGATGCTGCCAAAGCGGAGCGACGTGTGTCAACACTTATGGGTGATAAGGTCGATCCGCGTAAGCGCTGGATTGTAGAGAACGTCGACTTTACAGAGTACGAAGAATAG
- a CDS encoding ABC transporter permease translates to MSNIMPLIRNETIKMVKKKRLYIIFIVLAVLVPMFTYAQMKSAENNRDKFGGDWRLELQQAITDNQNSLGSDRVPEEYKKYRTVYIQQMQYYLENDVNPKEPNGVTFTREFMNNAVGLFIPLLIMAIASDLVSGERTTGTIKMLLTRPVKRWKVLLSKLVTLIMFVSIIVVSAYIICYVISGAVFGYKGFGMPIFTGFKVVGTDVDLSAVHAVDQWLYLLMQAGLIWFVSVIVAILAFMVSVLVRSTAASIVIMMAALIAGTILTNMAASWQSAKYLFMVNLELPDYLSGGLPPIEGMNLGFSLIVLSVWGIASLIVSFLVFTKRDILN, encoded by the coding sequence TTGAGTAATATCATGCCGCTCATCCGAAATGAAACGATTAAGATGGTGAAGAAGAAACGTCTTTATATTATATTTATTGTACTTGCGGTACTGGTTCCGATGTTTACGTATGCCCAGATGAAATCTGCGGAAAATAACCGCGACAAGTTTGGTGGCGACTGGAGACTTGAACTTCAGCAGGCAATCACGGATAATCAAAATTCACTGGGCAGTGACCGGGTGCCTGAGGAATACAAAAAGTACCGTACGGTTTATATCCAGCAGATGCAATACTATCTGGAAAATGACGTGAACCCGAAGGAGCCCAATGGTGTAACGTTTACCCGGGAATTCATGAATAATGCGGTTGGTTTGTTTATCCCGCTGCTTATTATGGCCATTGCCTCGGATCTGGTGTCGGGTGAGCGCACAACGGGTACCATCAAGATGCTGCTGACTCGGCCGGTCAAACGCTGGAAAGTACTGCTCAGCAAACTGGTCACCCTAATTATGTTTGTGTCTATAATCGTCGTATCTGCGTATATTATCTGTTACGTTATATCAGGTGCAGTATTCGGTTATAAAGGTTTCGGCATGCCGATCTTTACCGGATTCAAGGTTGTGGGTACCGATGTGGATCTGTCTGCCGTACACGCTGTGGATCAATGGCTGTATCTTCTCATGCAGGCAGGATTGATATGGTTTGTGAGCGTCATTGTGGCCATTCTGGCTTTTATGGTTTCCGTACTGGTTCGCAGCACGGCAGCAAGTATTGTTATAATGATGGCTGCACTTATCGCAGGAACCATTCTCACGAATATGGCTGCCTCTTGGCAGTCAGCCAAATACCTGTTCATGGTTAATCTGGAACTTCCGGATTATTTGTCCGGCGGATTGCCACCGATTGAAGGAATGAATTTGGGTTTTTCCCTTATTGTGCTTAGTGTTTGGGGCATTGCCTCACTCATTGTGTCATTCCTTGTCTTTACGAAACGGGATATCTTGAATTAA
- a CDS encoding ABC transporter ATP-binding protein, with translation MAEPQSDYVLSVQHLKKKIGRKWIIKDVTFEVKPGEIFGFLGPNGAGKTTTIRMLVDLIKPTEGNIKVCGYDVNRDPERALQYVGSIVENPEVYTYLTGWENLEHFARMQPGVDHARIQEVVDIVRLDQRIHDKVRTYSLGMRQRLGIAQALLGRPRLLILDEPTNGLDPKGIKELRVFIKQLASEGMAVFVSSHLLSEIQLLCDRVAIISAGRVLAVGGVDELIEDHSKFAIWHVSPLEEGRKMLLDAGIALVDRPAEVMDDTIIAGLGSNAVVAEMHEERIAGLVNQMVQAGIQVEGVQRVQPTLEQLFLKMTEGESIE, from the coding sequence ATGGCAGAGCCGCAGAGCGATTATGTACTGTCTGTGCAGCATCTTAAGAAAAAAATAGGACGTAAATGGATTATCAAAGATGTCACTTTTGAAGTGAAGCCTGGAGAAATTTTTGGTTTTCTGGGACCGAACGGAGCGGGAAAAACAACAACCATTCGCATGCTCGTTGATCTGATCAAACCGACAGAAGGCAATATTAAAGTCTGTGGTTATGATGTGAATCGTGACCCAGAGCGTGCTCTGCAATACGTCGGTTCCATCGTGGAAAATCCGGAGGTGTATACTTACCTGACAGGTTGGGAGAATCTGGAGCACTTTGCCCGGATGCAGCCTGGTGTGGATCATGCCCGTATTCAGGAAGTGGTGGATATTGTCCGTCTGGATCAACGAATTCATGATAAAGTGAGAACCTATTCGTTAGGCATGCGCCAACGGTTGGGGATCGCCCAGGCCCTGCTTGGACGCCCACGTCTGTTGATTCTGGATGAACCTACCAACGGACTTGATCCCAAAGGGATTAAGGAGCTTCGGGTGTTTATCAAACAACTTGCAAGCGAAGGGATGGCTGTATTTGTCAGCAGTCACCTGCTGAGTGAAATTCAGCTTTTGTGTGACAGGGTCGCGATTATAAGTGCAGGTCGCGTTCTTGCCGTTGGCGGTGTAGATGAATTAATTGAAGATCACTCCAAATTCGCCATATGGCATGTTTCACCTCTGGAGGAGGGCAGGAAAATGCTGCTTGACGCAGGTATTGCGTTAGTGGATCGCCCAGCCGAGGTGATGGATGATACCATTATCGCAGGGCTTGGATCCAATGCGGTTGTGGCTGAAATGCACGAGGAACGCATCGCAGGTCTTGTGAATCAGATGGTTCAGGCAGGAATTCAGGTTGAAGGTGTACAGCGTGTTCAGCCAACACTGGAACAATTATTCTTAAAGATGACTGAAGGTGAATCCATTGAGTAA
- a CDS encoding GDSL-type esterase/lipase family protein yields the protein MKRKTLDSAPWIWRTISTVSILATLLLLFGFGYAIKDVIYPEGDSALGTGQSTKTPADEASKPAAPVDDGKIRIAVIGDSLARGTGDDEGLGFVRRAGNILKEQGHDVQVLNNLGVNGLRTDALLSKLDEQGVRYVLQQSNFILLSIGANDLFQGGQVLQGEDPPSAEKLAAVLPETSKRLQEILKKVKEINPEAQIAYIGLYNPFGDVKELEVPGNAVVAAWNDAALQILNQEDKMTLVPTFDLFENHLGEYLSSDHFHPNGAGYEEIAVRIAQEYQAETTAEGSTN from the coding sequence ATGAAAAGAAAAACCCTTGATTCAGCGCCATGGATCTGGAGAACAATCAGTACGGTGTCCATTTTGGCAACGCTTTTGCTATTATTCGGTTTTGGTTATGCCATAAAAGACGTCATTTATCCTGAGGGGGATTCAGCTTTAGGCACGGGGCAGTCGACGAAAACACCAGCCGATGAGGCCAGCAAACCCGCAGCTCCAGTTGATGATGGTAAAATTCGAATAGCCGTTATTGGTGATTCTCTGGCTAGAGGCACGGGAGATGATGAAGGACTGGGCTTTGTAAGGCGTGCAGGCAATATTTTAAAGGAACAGGGACATGATGTTCAGGTACTGAACAACCTGGGAGTCAATGGCCTGAGAACGGATGCATTACTAAGTAAACTGGATGAGCAAGGTGTACGTTACGTACTCCAGCAATCCAACTTTATTTTATTGTCCATTGGAGCTAACGATCTCTTTCAGGGTGGTCAGGTATTGCAGGGTGAGGACCCGCCGAGTGCCGAAAAGCTGGCTGCTGTATTGCCGGAAACGTCCAAGCGTCTCCAGGAAATTTTGAAGAAAGTTAAAGAGATCAATCCGGAAGCACAGATTGCGTACATAGGTCTTTATAACCCGTTTGGGGACGTCAAGGAGCTGGAGGTACCCGGCAACGCGGTTGTAGCTGCATGGAATGATGCTGCGCTCCAAATTTTGAACCAAGAGGATAAGATGACACTTGTACCCACCTTTGATCTGTTTGAAAATCACCTGGGCGAATATCTCTCTTCCGATCACTTCCACCCGAATGGTGCAGGATACGAGGAGATTGCGGTTCGGATCGCTCAGGAATATCAGGCTGAAACAACGGCAGAAGGGAGCACGAACTAA
- a CDS encoding CAP domain-containing protein has product MKKNLLKTVVAGSLTAVLAVGIMLPASASAAEVSTYKATIKLTDATSLKTLLEKWMKDNGITVSNGQVVQKPAAQPETTKPETTKPSQPTQEEKPAATPTKKPENSSNSGNANNTGKTGNNSSNSGNESTQSDFAAQVVKLVNAERAKAGLSALASDALLDKVALAKAKDMSNNNYFDHQSPTYGSPFDMMKQFGVTYSYAGENIAKGQKTPQEVVTAWMNSEGHRANILSKNFTQIGVGYYNGYWAQEFIGK; this is encoded by the coding sequence TTGAAAAAGAACTTGTTGAAAACCGTCGTCGCTGGAAGTCTGACAGCTGTACTGGCCGTAGGAATTATGCTCCCTGCTTCTGCTTCCGCGGCAGAGGTGTCCACATATAAAGCTACAATTAAACTTACGGATGCAACTAGCCTGAAAACATTGCTTGAAAAGTGGATGAAGGATAACGGAATTACGGTATCGAATGGTCAGGTTGTTCAAAAACCAGCAGCACAGCCTGAAACAACGAAGCCAGAAACAACAAAACCGTCTCAACCAACGCAAGAAGAGAAACCAGCGGCTACGCCAACGAAAAAGCCTGAGAACAGCAGCAACTCTGGTAATGCGAACAACACAGGTAAAACTGGTAATAACTCAAGCAACAGTGGTAATGAGTCAACTCAATCCGATTTTGCAGCACAGGTTGTAAAATTGGTGAACGCTGAGCGTGCCAAAGCAGGTCTAAGCGCACTGGCATCCGATGCACTTCTGGATAAAGTCGCGCTTGCCAAAGCAAAAGACATGAGCAACAACAACTATTTTGATCACCAATCACCAACGTATGGTTCTCCTTTTGATATGATGAAACAATTTGGAGTAACATACAGCTACGCTGGTGAGAACATAGCCAAAGGTCAAAAAACGCCTCAAGAAGTAGTTACTGCATGGATGAACAGTGAAGGACACCGGGCGAATATCCTGAGCAAAAACTTTACTCAAATCGGTGTTGGATACTACAACGGTTACTGGGCTCAAGAATTTATCGGCAAATAA
- a CDS encoding GNAT family N-acetyltransferase, translated as MSNNAQAPVLTIRECELRDAEAVTGLMREVSYPTTANVMKERIEGLESNPNACMLVAEVDEQIIGMIGLQCVQSHAYPEPAAQITSLIVGQEYRGGGIGRRLMARAEDWGRQQGGKQLFVTGANREVASSTYSFYEHIGFQKRGYRFSKVLL; from the coding sequence ATGTCCAATAATGCCCAGGCCCCTGTACTGACGATCCGAGAGTGTGAACTGCGAGATGCTGAAGCGGTAACGGGACTGATGCGAGAGGTCAGCTATCCGACAACAGCCAATGTTATGAAAGAGCGCATTGAAGGTTTGGAGAGTAATCCAAACGCGTGCATGCTTGTTGCCGAAGTGGATGAACAAATTATTGGTATGATCGGCTTGCAATGTGTGCAAAGTCATGCCTATCCAGAACCTGCCGCCCAAATTACGTCCTTGATTGTAGGGCAAGAGTACCGTGGAGGCGGAATTGGCCGTCGTCTGATGGCTCGTGCTGAGGACTGGGGCAGACAGCAAGGTGGGAAACAATTGTTTGTCACCGGTGCGAATCGTGAAGTTGCTTCATCAACGTATTCTTTCTATGAGCACATTGGCTTTCAGAAGAGAGGATATCGTTTCAGTAAAGTCCTTCTATAG
- the purT gene encoding formate-dependent phosphoribosylglycinamide formyltransferase produces MWGAPFTAQAKKMLLLGSGELGKEVVIEAHRLGVETIAVDRYDNAPAMQVAHRSYCIDMLDAEALKQLIRKEKPHYIVPEIEAIATEALLELEEEGFCVVPTARAARLTMDREGIRRLAAEQLKLPTAAYLFANNLEELQEAVRELGTPCVIKPLMSSSGKGQSVCRTPDDVENCWNIALSGARGKSVRVIVESFVKFDSEITLLTVRSVSGTVFCPPIGHIQKDGDYVESWQPHAMTPQQWEQACHIAKSVTDELGGYGLFGVELFLTSDGVVFSEVSPRPHDTGMVTMVTQDSSEFALHVRAILGFPVTDVHLLTPGASATLKANHETSDFTIGGIEEALALPRTQVRVFGKPEVKVGRRMAVALSASHDVEEARKTAVQAANMLKVEVNHVQ; encoded by the coding sequence ATGTGGGGTGCTCCTTTTACGGCTCAAGCCAAAAAAATGCTACTGCTGGGTAGCGGAGAATTGGGAAAAGAGGTCGTTATTGAGGCCCATCGACTGGGAGTTGAAACGATTGCTGTTGATCGTTATGACAATGCACCTGCCATGCAGGTAGCACACCGGTCTTACTGCATCGACATGTTAGATGCCGAAGCTTTGAAACAATTGATTCGCAAGGAAAAACCTCATTACATCGTACCAGAGATCGAAGCGATTGCGACAGAAGCGTTGTTGGAGCTTGAAGAAGAGGGATTTTGTGTTGTGCCGACGGCACGTGCTGCCCGTTTAACCATGGACCGCGAAGGCATCCGGCGGTTGGCGGCAGAACAATTGAAACTTCCGACAGCAGCCTATCTATTTGCGAACAACTTGGAAGAGCTTCAAGAAGCCGTTCGTGAACTGGGTACACCTTGTGTGATCAAACCATTGATGAGTTCTTCCGGTAAAGGGCAGAGTGTATGCCGCACGCCGGATGACGTGGAGAATTGCTGGAATATCGCTCTGTCTGGAGCGCGCGGCAAATCTGTACGTGTCATCGTGGAGAGCTTTGTGAAATTTGACAGTGAAATAACGCTGCTCACCGTAAGATCTGTATCAGGAACTGTATTTTGTCCTCCGATTGGTCACATTCAGAAGGATGGAGATTATGTCGAATCTTGGCAGCCGCATGCAATGACTCCGCAGCAATGGGAGCAAGCTTGTCATATTGCCAAGTCTGTGACCGATGAGCTAGGTGGTTATGGGCTGTTCGGTGTCGAACTCTTCTTGACTTCGGACGGAGTTGTGTTCAGCGAGGTATCCCCTCGTCCGCATGACACAGGTATGGTTACCATGGTAACGCAAGATAGCTCCGAGTTTGCGCTGCATGTGCGTGCAATTCTGGGTTTCCCTGTGACAGATGTACATCTGCTTACACCTGGAGCTTCAGCTACGCTGAAAGCCAATCATGAAACATCCGACTTTACTATAGGCGGGATTGAAGAAGCACTGGCTCTTCCACGTACGCAGGTTCGTGTGTTTGGCAAACCTGAGGTCAAAGTGGGACGCCGGATGGCTGTGGCGCTTAGTGCAAGCCACGATGTGGAAGAAGCTCGAAAAACAGCGGTTCAAGCCGCAAATATGCTGAAAGTGGAGGTAAATCATGTCCAATAA
- a CDS encoding ABC transporter ATP-binding protein, whose translation MSAETVADRREVKGTSEKNLNERFVYQDDEIIEKPFNWKEFGRLFGYMKPYARQLLPLIILMMILGTITKLSVPFLISLAIDRAIAPESGLPSMTLLYIIGGSVLLLYLIQWAANTYRIKLTNIIGQRVIYDLRSDLFKHIQKLSFNFFDKRPAGSVLVRVTNDINSLQDLFTNGAVNVMIDCVQLLGIIVILMLINWKLGLAVIITVPIMFIISTKLRVLIRRAWQDVRMKNSRINSHLNESIQGIRVTQAYTQEKENMKYFDNMNMSSKKSWDKASAMNQGFGPLIEITGGFGTLILFWFGAYLIQDGQLTVGLLVAFANYVGNFWDPINRLGQMYNQLLVAMASSERIFEFMDEEPSIANKPGAKPIPSIKGDIVFDNVVFEYEKGRQALKGISFKAAAGESIALVGHTGSGKSTIINLISRFYDISGGRLTIDGHDIQDITVESLRSQVSIVLQDTFIFSGTIRDNIRFGRLDATNEEVEEAAKAVNAHEFIMKLPGGYDTEVEERGNVLSMGQRQLLSFARALLADPRILILDEATASIDTETELKIQEALKVLLKGRTSFMVAHRLSTIRNADNIIVLDHGEIKEEGNHEQLIQKQGVYNGLIEAQYRFL comes from the coding sequence ATGAGTGCCGAAACGGTAGCAGACAGGCGCGAGGTCAAAGGGACCTCAGAAAAGAATTTAAATGAACGATTCGTCTATCAGGACGATGAGATCATTGAGAAACCGTTTAACTGGAAAGAATTTGGACGTTTGTTCGGTTATATGAAACCTTACGCAAGGCAGCTTCTGCCGCTGATCATATTGATGATGATTTTGGGGACGATTACGAAATTATCGGTTCCTTTCTTGATCAGTCTGGCAATTGACAGAGCCATAGCACCGGAGAGCGGACTGCCAAGCATGACCCTGTTATATATTATTGGGGGTTCGGTACTCCTGCTCTATCTCATTCAATGGGCGGCCAACACGTACCGGATCAAATTAACCAACATTATAGGACAGCGGGTTATTTATGACCTTCGCTCGGATCTGTTCAAGCATATTCAGAAACTGTCCTTTAACTTTTTTGACAAAAGACCTGCTGGGTCCGTACTCGTTCGTGTCACGAATGATATCAACTCATTGCAGGATTTGTTCACCAATGGTGCGGTCAACGTCATGATCGACTGCGTGCAGTTGTTGGGAATTATCGTCATCTTGATGCTCATCAACTGGAAACTCGGCCTTGCGGTTATTATTACAGTACCGATCATGTTTATTATTTCCACCAAGCTGCGGGTATTGATCCGCCGTGCCTGGCAGGATGTACGCATGAAGAACTCCCGCATCAACTCCCACTTGAATGAATCCATTCAGGGGATCCGCGTTACTCAGGCGTATACACAGGAAAAAGAAAACATGAAGTACTTTGACAACATGAACATGTCCAGCAAAAAATCATGGGACAAAGCATCAGCCATGAACCAGGGCTTTGGACCGCTCATTGAAATTACCGGCGGTTTCGGTACATTGATCCTGTTCTGGTTTGGTGCGTACTTGATTCAAGATGGTCAGTTAACGGTTGGTTTGCTTGTAGCCTTCGCCAACTATGTCGGTAACTTCTGGGATCCGATCAACCGTCTGGGCCAGATGTACAATCAATTGCTGGTAGCCATGGCTTCCTCCGAACGCATTTTCGAATTCATGGATGAGGAACCAAGCATTGCGAACAAACCGGGTGCGAAGCCGATTCCTTCTATTAAAGGCGATATCGTATTTGACAATGTCGTTTTTGAATACGAGAAAGGTAGACAGGCGCTTAAAGGAATCAGCTTTAAGGCCGCAGCAGGTGAGTCCATTGCACTGGTTGGTCACACCGGCTCGGGAAAAAGTACAATTATCAACCTGATCAGCCGCTTCTATGATATTTCCGGAGGAAGACTGACGATTGACGGCCATGATATACAGGATATTACGGTTGAGAGTCTGCGTAGTCAGGTAAGCATTGTCTTGCAGGATACCTTTATCTTCTCCGGAACGATTCGAGACAATATTCGATTTGGCAGACTGGACGCAACCAATGAAGAAGTGGAGGAGGCTGCGAAGGCGGTCAATGCCCACGAGTTTATTATGAAGCTGCCTGGTGGATATGATACGGAGGTTGAAGAAAGAGGAAACGTGCTGTCCATGGGACAACGGCAGCTGCTGTCCTTCGCCCGTGCCTTGCTCGCGGATCCACGGATTCTTATTCTGGATGAAGCAACAGCAAGTATTGATACCGAGACAGAGCTCAAAATTCAGGAAGCATTGAAAGTGCTGCTTAAAGGCAGAACCTCTTTCATGGTCGCTCACCGACTCTCGACGATCCGGAATGCAGATAACATTATTGTGCTCGATCACGGTGAAATCAAGGAAGAAGGAAACCATGAGCAACTTATCCAGAAACAAGGAGTTTATAATGGATTAATAGAAGCTCAATACAGATTTTTGTAA